In Candidatus Sodalis pierantonius str. SOPE, one DNA window encodes the following:
- a CDS encoding LacI family DNA-binding transcriptional regulator, which produces MKHKNPTLDDVARQAGVSYQTVSRVLNGSAHVAEATRARVEDAIKTLNYVPNRMAQQLAGKRGCTLGLITASLGFHAPSQIAFAIKGVAGQCGYNVLIAMTDQQHATGLQDALNELKAQRVEGVIINLPLEAESAAQIVAANPELLCLFLDVPPDAGVFHVMFNPGDGTRASVDHLYRLGHRDFALLAGPQESVSARQRLVSWQQALEHYGLQPVATAQGDWSAASGYRCMVTMREAQVAFTAVLVANDQMALGAVSALQQQQLAVPEHVSVIGYDDTEDSAYFLPALTTVSQDFNRLGQEAVNRLLARLAQGGAARGQSMMLPTHLVVRHSIAAPPDGKPSLGLLADELQRIAALLRR; this is translated from the coding sequence GTGAAGCACAAAAATCCTACCCTTGACGATGTCGCCCGCCAGGCCGGCGTTTCGTATCAAACGGTTTCCCGGGTGTTAAATGGATCGGCGCACGTGGCTGAAGCGACGCGCGCACGGGTAGAGGACGCCATCAAAACGTTAAACTATGTGCCTAACCGGATGGCCCAGCAGTTGGCCGGTAAGCGGGGCTGCACCCTTGGACTCATCACCGCCTCGCTCGGCTTCCATGCGCCATCGCAAATTGCTTTCGCTATAAAGGGCGTCGCCGGCCAGTGCGGATACAATGTCCTTATCGCCATGACCGACCAGCAGCACGCAACCGGGCTACAGGACGCCCTCAATGAGTTGAAGGCGCAGCGGGTGGAGGGTGTGATTATCAATTTACCGCTGGAAGCGGAAAGCGCCGCGCAGATCGTCGCCGCTAATCCCGAACTTCTGTGCCTGTTCCTGGATGTCCCGCCGGATGCCGGCGTATTCCACGTGATGTTTAATCCCGGCGACGGTACGCGCGCAAGCGTCGACCATCTCTATCGGCTGGGTCACCGTGACTTCGCGCTGCTGGCGGGCCCGCAAGAATCGGTTTCCGCGCGCCAGCGGCTGGTCAGCTGGCAACAGGCGCTGGAGCATTACGGTCTGCAACCGGTTGCAACCGCTCAGGGAGACTGGAGCGCCGCGAGCGGCTACCGGTGTATGGTGACGATGCGCGAGGCGCAGGTGGCGTTTACCGCCGTGCTGGTCGCCAACGATCAGATGGCCCTCGGCGCGGTTAGCGCGCTGCAACAGCAACAGCTGGCGGTGCCGGAACACGTCTCGGTGATAGGCTATGACGATACGGAAGATAGCGCTTATTTCCTGCCGGCGTTGACCACCGTTTCACAGGATTTCAACCGGCTAGGGCAGGAGGCGGTGAACCGGCTGCTGGCGCGTTTGGCGCAGGGTGGTGCCGCGCGCGGGCAATCGATGATGCTGCCCACGCATCTGGTGGTCCGCCATTCCATCGCCGCACCGCCGGACGGTAAGCCGAGTCTGGGCCTGCTGGCCGACGAGTTGCAGCGGATAGCGGCATTATTGAGGCGCTGA